One window from the genome of Bradyrhizobium xenonodulans encodes:
- the treS gene encoding maltose alpha-D-glucosyltransferase, with protein MNVLSSVDTKKAEAAEIVDELWYKDAIIYQLHVKAFADSNQDGIGDFAGLTEKLPYLQELGVTALWLLPFYPSPGRDDGYDIADYGSVNPDFGTMKDFKRFIQEAQKRGLRVITELVVNHTSDQHNWFKRARRSPAGSSARNWYVWSDTDQKYQGTRIIFTDTEKSNWTWDHEAGAFYWHRFFSHQPDLNFDNPRVVSALIQVMKRWLDAGVDGFRLDAIPYLCERDGTNNENLPETHAIIKRLRQELDSYSKGKLLLAEANQWPEDVQEYFGRGDECHMAYHFPLMPRIYMAIAQEDRFPITDILRQTPDIPASCQWALFLRNHDELTLEMVTDVERDYLWTTYANDPRARINVGIRRRLAPLMDNDRRKIELMNSLLLSFPGTPIIYYGDEIGMGDNIYLGDRNGVRTPMQWSPDRNGGFSRCDPARLYAPLIMDPVYGYESVNVEAQSRSLSSLLSATKRLISVRKSTLAFGRGTMTFIRPANRAVLAYVRQYRDEVILCVANLSRAAQATELDLSPWKDRIPQEMLGRTRFPPIGELPYMVTLGPYGFYWFQLQERDKSEPVTPRAVPEFETLVVPVNSNWVSLARERGVFERDVLPGFLSRTRWYPEHNPKHIKATLTSAVPFSDIGDNRPWIAFFEAAQDDVTTRYVLPMQIEWVRFDRERFNPKALAAVRQGAREGTLLDVATEQIFIGLFLRGLSQNLVVEENNLRLEFKATSRFADHIVKEPERIRAIEQSNSTALVDNQYVAKIYRRLERGISPEIEIGAYLTEIACFANTPALLGSVALVEGDRSSALGVLHAYVENQGDGWAVTTGYLDRYIDEQRVLPPGERLRETQEQAPYLHFMAQTGRRLAELHVALAAAKPDNLAPEPIGPAHVERWTSDLRARAGRILERLADIREGLRESDRLLVDQLAAVRATLSDHLNALLPSDIGGLNIRHHGDFRLGQTLIVKDDIFIIDLDGDPRLPLADKRRKLPAARDVAGLIRSIDLSVNAALSRAFTGASDEQDRLATALGEWRERATATFLNAYRDAMTDRRLWPEDRRHAEGLLRFFLLDHAFDEVEYELSHRPEGLHAPLTGLLRILSSAGSEAHA; from the coding sequence CCGACTACGGCTCGGTCAATCCCGATTTCGGGACGATGAAGGATTTCAAGCGCTTCATCCAGGAAGCGCAGAAGCGCGGCCTGCGCGTCATCACCGAGCTCGTCGTCAACCACACCTCCGACCAGCACAATTGGTTCAAGCGCGCGCGCCGCAGCCCGGCGGGCTCGAGCGCCCGCAACTGGTATGTCTGGAGCGACACCGACCAGAAATACCAGGGCACGCGCATCATCTTCACCGACACGGAGAAGTCGAACTGGACCTGGGATCACGAGGCCGGCGCGTTCTACTGGCACCGCTTCTTCTCGCACCAGCCGGATCTGAATTTCGATAATCCGCGCGTCGTCAGCGCGCTGATCCAGGTGATGAAGCGCTGGCTCGATGCCGGCGTCGACGGCTTCCGCCTGGACGCCATTCCCTATCTCTGCGAACGCGACGGCACCAACAACGAGAACCTCCCCGAGACGCATGCCATCATCAAGCGGCTGCGCCAGGAGCTGGATTCCTACTCCAAGGGCAAGCTGCTGCTGGCCGAGGCCAATCAATGGCCGGAGGACGTGCAGGAATATTTCGGCCGCGGCGACGAATGCCACATGGCCTACCACTTCCCGCTGATGCCGCGCATCTACATGGCGATCGCGCAGGAGGACCGCTTCCCGATCACCGACATCCTGCGCCAGACGCCGGACATCCCGGCGAGCTGCCAATGGGCGCTGTTCCTGCGCAACCATGACGAGCTGACGCTGGAGATGGTCACCGACGTCGAGCGCGACTATCTCTGGACCACCTACGCCAACGATCCACGCGCCCGCATCAATGTCGGCATCCGCCGGCGCCTTGCGCCGCTGATGGACAATGACCGCCGCAAGATCGAGCTGATGAACTCGCTGCTGCTGTCGTTCCCGGGCACGCCGATCATCTATTACGGCGACGAGATCGGGATGGGCGACAACATCTATCTCGGCGACCGCAACGGCGTGCGCACGCCGATGCAGTGGAGCCCGGACCGCAATGGCGGCTTCTCGCGCTGCGACCCCGCCCGCCTCTACGCGCCGCTGATCATGGATCCCGTCTACGGCTATGAGTCCGTGAACGTGGAGGCGCAGTCGCGCAGCCTGTCCTCGTTGCTCAGCGCCACCAAGCGGCTGATCTCGGTGCGCAAGTCGACGCTCGCCTTCGGCCGCGGCACCATGACCTTTATCCGCCCGGCCAACCGCGCCGTGCTGGCCTATGTCCGGCAGTACCGCGACGAGGTGATCCTCTGCGTCGCCAACCTCTCGCGCGCCGCGCAGGCGACCGAGCTCGACCTGTCGCCCTGGAAGGACCGCATCCCGCAGGAAATGCTCGGCCGCACGCGCTTCCCTCCGATCGGCGAACTGCCATACATGGTCACGCTGGGGCCATACGGCTTCTACTGGTTCCAGCTTCAGGAGCGCGACAAGTCCGAGCCGGTGACGCCGCGCGCGGTGCCGGAGTTCGAGACCCTGGTGGTGCCGGTGAACTCGAACTGGGTGTCGCTCGCCCGCGAGCGCGGCGTGTTCGAGCGCGACGTGCTGCCGGGCTTCCTGTCGCGGACACGCTGGTATCCCGAGCACAATCCCAAGCATATCAAGGCCACGCTGACCTCGGCGGTACCTTTCAGCGACATCGGCGACAACAGGCCGTGGATCGCGTTCTTCGAGGCGGCGCAGGATGACGTCACGACGCGCTATGTGCTGCCGATGCAGATCGAGTGGGTGCGCTTCGACCGCGAACGCTTCAACCCGAAGGCGCTTGCCGCCGTGCGCCAGGGCGCGCGCGAGGGCACGCTGCTCGACGTCGCGACCGAGCAGATCTTCATCGGGCTTTTCTTGCGGGGTCTGTCGCAAAACCTGGTGGTGGAAGAAAATAACTTGCGCCTGGAGTTCAAGGCCACCAGCCGGTTTGCCGATCACATCGTCAAGGAGCCCGAACGCATCCGCGCGATCGAGCAGTCGAACAGCACCGCGCTGGTCGACAACCAGTATGTCGCGAAGATCTATCGCCGGCTCGAACGCGGCATCAGTCCCGAGATCGAGATCGGAGCCTACCTCACCGAAATCGCCTGCTTCGCCAACACACCGGCGCTGCTCGGCAGCGTCGCGCTGGTCGAAGGCGATAGAAGCAGCGCTCTCGGCGTACTGCACGCCTATGTCGAGAACCAGGGCGACGGCTGGGCCGTGACCACGGGCTATCTCGACCGCTACATCGACGAGCAGCGGGTGCTGCCGCCGGGCGAGAGGCTTCGCGAGACCCAGGAGCAGGCGCCCTATCTGCACTTCATGGCGCAGACCGGCCGGCGGCTTGCCGAGCTGCACGTCGCTCTCGCCGCCGCAAAGCCCGACAATCTCGCCCCGGAACCGATCGGCCCCGCACATGTCGAGCGCTGGACATCCGACCTCAGGGCACGGGCCGGACGGATATTGGAACGGCTGGCCGACATCCGCGAGGGCCTGCGCGAGAGCGACCGTCTTCTGGTCGACCAGCTCGCCGCGGTGCGCGCGACCCTGTCCGACCATCTGAATGCACTCTTGCCATCCGACATCGGCGGGTTGAACATCCGTCATCATGGCGACTTCCGCCTTGGGCAAACTCTGATCGTGAAGGACGACATCTTCATCATCGACTTGGACGGTGATCCGCGTCTGCCGCTGGCCGACAAGCGGCGCAAGCTGCCTGCCGCGCGCGACGTCGCGGGCCTGATCCGCTCGATCGATCTTTCGGTCAACGCCGCGCTCAGCCGCGCATTCACCGGCGCATCCGACGAACAGGACCGGCTCGCGACCGCACTCGGCGAATGGCGCGAGCGCGCCACCGCGACATTCCTCAACGCCTACCGCGACGCCATGACCGATCGCCGGCTGTGGCCGGAAGACCGGCGGCACGCGGAAGGCCTGTTAAGGTTTTTCCTGCTTGATCATGCCTTCGACGAAGTAGAGTACGAGCTGTCCCACCGGCCTGAGGGGCTCCATGCGCCGCTGACCGGACTGCTTCGCATTCTGTCCAGTGCCGGGAGCGAAGCCCATGCCTAA
- the glgB gene encoding 1,4-alpha-glucan branching protein GlgB, which yields MPKLPAEAYAIIEGRHSDPFHYLGLHPEGGKSVVRAFLPEASNVEAVGEHGEVAKLDRVHDSGLFIGALPNGSKHYQLRAKFGNDVVEFEDAYRFPPILTDFDLYLLGEGTHQRLYDKLGAHPMRLEGIDGIGFVVLAPNARRVSVVGDFNFWDGRRHPMRVRGGGYWELFIPHAKAGNHYKFEIIGPHGHLLPLKSDPMAFASEVRPKTASIVFDEAHLPRPRPAPDGINALSAPMSIYEVHLGSWRRKNGDEWLTYRELAEQLPAYARDMGFTHLEFLPVSEHPFDGSWGYQPTGLYAPTSRFGTPEDFAALVDACHREGVGVLLDWVPGHFPDDPHGLGSFDGTSLYEHANPLQGRHLDWGTLIYNYGRTEVTNFLVSNALFWLERYAIDGLRVDAVASMLYLDYSRPPGAWIPNQYGGRENIEAINFLRRFNTELFARFPQATTAAEESTAWPQVSRPVEFGGLGFGYKWNMGWMHDTLNYISKDPIHRKHHHGEILFGLHYAFSENFILPLSHDEVVHGKRSILGRMPGDEWQRFANLRAYYSFMFGHPGKKLLFMGAEIAQSREWNHDQSLDWHLLEYKYHSGIQALIRDLNRLYRAVPALHQMDCEQAGFEWVITDDANRNVFAWLRKGFDEHARCLVIINFSPNVYRNYRVRVPFAGKWKEVFNSDSAHYGGTNVGNIGEVHAVDGKTPELRLTIPPLAAIFLVPES from the coding sequence ATGCCTAAATTGCCAGCCGAGGCCTACGCCATCATCGAGGGCCGTCACTCCGACCCCTTCCATTATCTCGGACTGCATCCGGAGGGCGGCAAGAGCGTGGTCCGCGCCTTTCTGCCCGAGGCGTCCAACGTCGAGGCGGTGGGCGAACATGGCGAGGTCGCAAAGCTCGACCGCGTCCACGATTCCGGCCTGTTCATCGGCGCCCTGCCCAACGGCTCGAAGCACTACCAGCTGCGCGCGAAGTTCGGGAACGACGTCGTCGAGTTCGAGGACGCCTATCGTTTTCCGCCGATCCTGACCGATTTCGATCTTTATCTGCTCGGCGAGGGTACCCACCAGCGCCTCTATGACAAGCTCGGCGCGCATCCGATGCGGCTCGAGGGCATCGACGGCATCGGATTCGTCGTGCTGGCGCCGAATGCGCGGCGCGTGTCCGTGGTCGGCGATTTCAATTTCTGGGATGGGCGGCGCCATCCCATGCGGGTGCGCGGTGGTGGCTATTGGGAATTGTTCATCCCGCATGCCAAGGCCGGCAATCACTACAAGTTCGAGATCATCGGCCCGCATGGCCATCTGCTTCCGCTGAAGTCAGATCCGATGGCGTTTGCGAGCGAAGTGCGCCCGAAGACGGCCTCCATCGTGTTCGACGAGGCACATCTGCCGCGTCCGCGACCGGCGCCTGACGGCATCAACGCGCTGTCGGCGCCGATGTCGATCTACGAGGTCCATCTCGGCTCGTGGCGGCGCAAGAACGGCGACGAATGGCTCACCTATCGCGAGCTGGCCGAGCAATTGCCGGCCTATGCCCGCGACATGGGCTTCACCCATCTCGAATTCCTGCCCGTCAGCGAGCATCCGTTCGACGGCTCCTGGGGCTATCAGCCGACCGGCCTCTATGCGCCGACCAGCCGCTTCGGCACGCCGGAGGATTTTGCCGCGTTGGTCGATGCCTGCCATCGCGAGGGCGTCGGCGTGCTGCTCGACTGGGTGCCCGGCCATTTCCCGGACGATCCGCACGGGCTCGGCAGCTTCGACGGCACCTCGCTCTACGAGCACGCCAACCCGCTCCAGGGCCGCCATCTCGACTGGGGCACGCTGATCTACAATTACGGCCGCACCGAAGTGACGAACTTCCTGGTATCGAACGCGCTGTTCTGGCTGGAGCGTTACGCGATCGACGGCCTGCGCGTCGATGCGGTCGCGTCCATGCTCTATCTCGACTACAGCCGCCCGCCCGGCGCCTGGATTCCGAACCAGTATGGCGGCCGCGAGAACATCGAGGCGATCAACTTCCTGCGCCGCTTCAACACCGAGCTGTTCGCGCGCTTCCCGCAGGCGACCACGGCCGCCGAGGAATCCACCGCTTGGCCGCAGGTCTCGCGCCCGGTCGAATTCGGCGGGCTCGGCTTCGGCTACAAGTGGAACATGGGCTGGATGCACGACACGCTGAACTACATCAGCAAGGATCCGATCCACCGCAAGCATCATCACGGCGAGATCCTGTTCGGCCTGCACTACGCATTCTCGGAAAACTTCATCCTGCCGCTGTCGCATGACGAGGTCGTGCACGGCAAACGTTCGATCCTCGGCCGCATGCCCGGCGACGAATGGCAGCGCTTTGCGAATCTGCGCGCCTATTACAGCTTCATGTTCGGCCATCCCGGCAAGAAGCTGCTGTTCATGGGCGCGGAGATCGCGCAGAGCCGCGAATGGAATCACGACCAGTCGCTCGACTGGCACCTGCTCGAATACAAGTACCATTCCGGCATCCAGGCGCTGATCCGCGATCTCAACCGGCTCTACCGTGCGGTGCCGGCGCTGCACCAGATGGATTGCGAGCAGGCCGGCTTCGAATGGGTGATCACGGACGATGCCAACCGCAACGTGTTCGCCTGGCTGCGCAAGGGATTTGACGAACACGCGCGCTGTCTCGTGATCATCAACTTCTCACCCAACGTCTATCGCAACTACCGCGTTCGCGTGCCCTTCGCCGGCAAGTGGAAAGAGGTGTTCAACTCGGACTCCGCCCATTATGGCGGCACCAATGTCGGGAACATCGGCGAGGTTCATGCCGTTGACGGCAAGACGCCCGAGCTCCGTCTCACCATTCCGCCGCTCGCCGCGATCTTCCTCGTTCCGGAAAGCTGA
- the glgX gene encoding glycogen debranching protein GlgX — MRLTVGSPARLGASWDGRGTNFALFSANAQKVELCLFDTQGRRELERIELPERTEDVWHGYLNDVSPGQLYGYRVHGPYEPEQGHRFNANKLVLDPYAKRLAGRLVWSDAHFAYRTGSAREDLSFDRRDNARGMPKAVVVDETFNWGRREIRPNIPWEDTIIYEAHVKGLTQKRDDVPPNLRGTYGGLSSPAIIEHLRKLGVTTVELLPIHSFVDDRILVEKKLANYWGYNTLSFFAPEQRYAQDNALDSFRTTVARLHDAGIEVMLDVVYNHTAEGNHLGPTLCYRGIDNASYYWLNRENPRYYDDFTGCGSSVNLTHPRVLQMVMDSLRYWVEVCHVDGFRFDLATTLARGPNGFDRGISFLTAIRQDPVLASVKLVAEPWDLGLGGYQVGAFPSQWSEWNDRYRSAMRRYWSGEGSLIGDISSRMTASSDLFNHDGRRPRASINHITVHDGFTLADLFSYNEKHNEANGEDNRDGSSDNHSNNCGVEGPTDDPQIIGLRRQLRKNVLACLMLAQGIPLILAGDEVGNSQSGNNNAYCQDNEVGWVGWDNLGKEGDDMSDFVAGLADIRRRFSQLRSHRWLDGRPKDGLSYGALWLTPAGDEMTESDWNFPEGRFLSYVMGPMEPGRAAIFIVLNAAPEEIAFKLPKMTEYKSWQQILNTTDAMLNSVDFLPGSDSKAPPRSVLAFAGAL; from the coding sequence ATGCGCCTCACTGTTGGATCGCCCGCACGCCTCGGTGCAAGCTGGGACGGACGCGGCACCAATTTCGCGTTGTTCTCGGCCAACGCGCAGAAGGTCGAGCTCTGCCTGTTCGACACGCAGGGACGCCGCGAGCTCGAGCGCATCGAGCTGCCTGAAAGAACCGAGGACGTCTGGCACGGCTATCTCAACGACGTCTCGCCGGGCCAGCTTTACGGCTATCGCGTGCACGGCCCCTATGAGCCCGAGCAAGGCCACCGCTTCAACGCCAACAAGCTGGTGCTCGACCCCTATGCCAAGCGGCTTGCCGGGCGGCTGGTCTGGAGCGATGCGCATTTCGCCTATCGCACCGGAAGCGCGCGCGAGGATCTGTCGTTCGACCGGCGCGACAACGCGCGCGGCATGCCCAAGGCCGTCGTCGTCGACGAGACCTTCAACTGGGGCCGCCGCGAGATCCGGCCTAACATCCCGTGGGAAGACACCATCATCTACGAAGCCCACGTCAAGGGCCTGACCCAGAAGCGCGACGACGTGCCGCCGAATCTGCGCGGCACCTATGGCGGGCTGTCGTCGCCGGCGATCATCGAGCATCTGAGGAAGCTCGGCGTCACCACCGTGGAGCTGCTGCCGATCCACAGCTTCGTCGACGACCGCATCCTGGTCGAGAAGAAGCTCGCCAATTACTGGGGCTACAACACGCTGTCCTTCTTCGCGCCGGAGCAGCGCTACGCCCAGGACAATGCGCTCGATTCCTTCCGCACCACGGTGGCGCGGCTACACGATGCCGGCATCGAGGTGATGCTCGACGTCGTCTACAACCACACCGCCGAGGGCAATCATCTCGGCCCGACGCTGTGTTACCGCGGCATCGACAACGCCTCCTATTACTGGCTGAACCGCGAGAACCCGCGCTATTACGACGACTTCACCGGCTGCGGCTCCTCGGTGAACCTCACCCATCCGCGCGTCCTCCAGATGGTGATGGATTCCTTGCGCTACTGGGTCGAGGTCTGCCATGTCGACGGCTTCCGCTTCGACCTCGCCACCACGCTGGCGCGCGGGCCGAACGGCTTTGATCGCGGCATCTCGTTCCTGACCGCGATCCGGCAGGATCCGGTGCTGGCGAGCGTCAAGCTCGTCGCCGAGCCCTGGGATCTCGGCCTCGGCGGCTATCAGGTCGGCGCATTCCCCTCGCAATGGTCGGAGTGGAACGACCGCTATCGCAGCGCCATGCGCCGCTACTGGAGCGGCGAAGGCAGCCTGATCGGCGACATCTCCAGCCGCATGACGGCCTCCTCCGACCTGTTCAACCATGACGGACGGCGGCCGCGCGCCAGCATCAACCACATCACCGTGCATGACGGCTTCACGCTCGCCGACCTCTTCAGCTACAACGAGAAGCACAACGAGGCCAATGGCGAGGACAATCGCGACGGCTCCAGCGACAACCACAGCAACAATTGCGGTGTCGAGGGTCCGACCGACGATCCCCAAATCATCGGCCTGCGCCGGCAGCTTCGCAAGAACGTGCTGGCCTGCCTGATGCTCGCGCAGGGCATTCCGCTGATCCTCGCCGGCGACGAGGTCGGCAATTCGCAATCCGGCAACAACAACGCCTATTGCCAGGACAACGAGGTCGGCTGGGTCGGCTGGGACAATCTCGGCAAGGAGGGCGACGACATGAGCGATTTCGTCGCCGGTCTCGCCGACATCCGCCGGCGGTTCTCGCAGCTTCGCAGCCATCGCTGGCTCGACGGCCGCCCCAAAGACGGCCTCTCCTACGGCGCGCTGTGGCTGACGCCCGCGGGCGACGAGATGACGGAGAGCGACTGGAATTTCCCGGAAGGGCGGTTCCTTTCCTATGTGATGGGACCCATGGAACCGGGACGCGCTGCGATCTTTATCGTACTGAACGCCGCCCCCGAAGAGATCGCATTCAAATTGCCCAAAATGACCGAATACAAGAGCTGGCAGCAGATCCTGAACACGACGGATGCCATGCTGAACAGCGTTGATTTCCTGCCCGGAAGCGACAGCAAGGCGCCGCCGCGCTCCGTGCTCGCCTTCGCGGGGGCGCTATGA
- the treZ gene encoding malto-oligosyltrehalose trehalohydrolase, with the protein MRPSFGARPTKDGVSFRLWAPGARRVDLLLDRRHAMQRRQDGWYVAEIAALPVGSNYKFRVDDAIDVPDPASAFQPDDVFGPSEVIDHDAFAWRARDWRGRPWEETVLIETHVGTFTAEGTYRAMIDKLDHLAATGITALELMPLADFAGRRGWGYDGVLWYAPDSAYGRPEDLKTLIDEAHLRGLMVFLDVVYNHFGPEGNYLGRYAPTFFTDAHTPWGSAIDYRVPQVRAFAVENALSWLTDYRFDGLRLDAANHIMAIPGEQSMLQDLSVAAGELAKATGRHIHLVLENGDNRASLLDAAQETPNGKYRAQWNDDYHHVWHVMLTGELAGYYADYQTPRMDLARALASGFVYQGEVSEFWGKKPRGEPSGELPPATFVNFLQNHDQIGNRPLGDRLESLASRKQIEAALAVTLLAPMVPMLFQGEEWGSTAPFPFFCDFQGGLADAVRKGRKQEYAWAYETYGDEVPDPLDPATMQSAVLDWTGRTPEQDARLELVRELLTLRSKEIAPRLKHAKFGDAIAADNGLLTAYWRMGHGATLRLTANLSDEDIAAPGDATGTPIWGETSGDRLAPWSVIWHLGG; encoded by the coding sequence ATGAGGCCATCCTTCGGGGCGAGGCCGACCAAGGACGGCGTGTCGTTCCGGCTGTGGGCGCCCGGTGCGCGCCGTGTCGATCTCCTGCTCGACAGACGGCATGCAATGCAGCGCCGGCAGGATGGCTGGTATGTCGCCGAGATTGCCGCCCTGCCCGTCGGCAGCAATTACAAGTTCAGGGTTGACGACGCGATCGACGTGCCCGATCCGGCCTCGGCCTTCCAGCCCGACGACGTGTTCGGCCCGAGCGAGGTGATCGATCACGATGCCTTCGCGTGGCGCGCGCGGGACTGGCGCGGTCGTCCCTGGGAAGAGACGGTGCTGATCGAAACCCATGTCGGCACCTTCACCGCTGAGGGCACCTACCGCGCCATGATCGACAAGCTCGATCACCTCGCCGCCACCGGCATCACCGCGCTGGAATTGATGCCGCTGGCCGATTTCGCCGGCCGCCGCGGCTGGGGCTATGACGGCGTGCTCTGGTACGCGCCCGACAGCGCCTATGGCCGGCCCGAAGACCTGAAGACGCTGATCGACGAGGCGCATCTGCGCGGGCTGATGGTCTTCCTCGACGTCGTCTACAATCATTTCGGCCCGGAGGGGAATTACCTCGGCCGCTATGCGCCGACCTTCTTCACCGACGCCCACACGCCTTGGGGGAGCGCGATCGACTATCGCGTGCCGCAGGTCCGCGCCTTCGCGGTCGAGAACGCGCTGTCATGGCTGACCGACTATCGCTTCGACGGTTTGAGGCTGGATGCAGCCAACCACATCATGGCGATCCCCGGCGAGCAATCGATGCTGCAGGACCTCAGTGTCGCCGCCGGCGAGCTTGCCAAGGCCACGGGCCGGCACATCCATCTGGTGCTGGAGAACGGCGACAACCGCGCCAGCCTGCTCGATGCCGCGCAGGAGACGCCGAACGGCAAATATCGCGCACAGTGGAACGACGACTATCACCACGTCTGGCACGTGATGCTGACCGGCGAGCTCGCCGGCTATTACGCCGACTACCAGACGCCGCGCATGGACCTTGCGCGTGCGCTCGCCTCAGGCTTCGTCTATCAGGGCGAGGTCTCGGAATTCTGGGGCAAGAAGCCGCGCGGCGAGCCGAGCGGCGAGCTGCCGCCTGCGACCTTCGTCAACTTCCTGCAAAATCACGACCAGATCGGCAATCGCCCGCTCGGCGACCGGCTCGAGAGCCTGGCATCGCGCAAGCAGATCGAGGCCGCACTCGCCGTCACCCTGCTGGCGCCGATGGTGCCGATGCTGTTTCAGGGCGAGGAATGGGGCTCGACGGCACCATTCCCGTTCTTCTGTGATTTCCAGGGCGGCCTTGCCGATGCCGTGCGCAAGGGCCGCAAGCAGGAATATGCCTGGGCCTACGAGACATACGGCGACGAGGTGCCCGATCCGCTCGATCCGGCCACGATGCAATCGGCCGTGCTCGACTGGACCGGCCGCACGCCGGAGCAGGATGCGCGGCTCGAACTGGTACGGGAGCTGCTCACGCTCCGCAGCAAAGAGATTGCGCCACGATTGAAGCACGCGAAGTTCGGCGACGCCATTGCGGCCGATAACGGGCTGCTCACCGCATATTGGCGCATGGGCCACGGCGCGACGCTGCGCCTGACCGCCAATCTCTCCGACGAGGACATTGCAGCTCCCGGCGACGCTACGGGCACGCCTATCTGGGGCGAGACCAGCGGCGACCGGCTCGCACCGTGGTCGGTGATCTGGCATCTCGGAGGTTAA